A window from Harpia harpyja isolate bHarHar1 unplaced genomic scaffold, bHarHar1 primary haplotype scaffold_75, whole genome shotgun sequence encodes these proteins:
- the LOC128138625 gene encoding adenylate cyclase type 10-like gives MGIFLHWSFLSGAHPDILCHPELSPLLLRRVMVVMRTKSGFTALTEKFIQRSGPDRGTDELAQTLNDYLCDILEEMLIFGGDIFKFAGDAVLVLWRAPPRELAKTISLVLQCSRQIQRKYGNRDTRVGQKVRLKIGISAGPMDLLLVGDRRRQYFLICGQALDEVREAEELANAGEVILSATSWELCEQHRLRTRRPAGKRAVKVTGMDRMSWSECQDALRKLVQHPRSRRLEGEGAMRPALPLPSGPNAHDMLSKYISEAALRKLDDRVPLELFSELRPVTSLFVQLQLTAGINTVAIHTAVHDASRMMLEILCPHKGKINKIVLFDKGCVFLCVFGLGGEKLPYESIHALQSASQIFNSCSMMLMETEAVSVAVTSGTVFCGVTGHPLRHEYTVIGQKVNLAARMMVHYPGLVSCDAVTYASSRLPPYYFKELPERKMKGLSHPGTVYQYVGITKKSIFGMGLAKKRSEYAPLLGREKEIDLFGSCLKAYEDLGQRHILAFEGRWAPERATYLPNWPISARLLATGTERKKEPEPKPNAFHLTPDPTDSRVACLGSPACPLPVSQKEHWGRKAFLWSGKQAAKAWSPKAKPPLAPSLPLSPMSSSAGGRSETWAGAGETQESGPGSPGGLAATAPLCPFSYEERKAWPPLGSTLRRVADKPPPPKGICTPFVLEGLGCWGSQSPLLLHGRVVAMELLEVNMKQSFCAIRTLMARALGLQDCEQCGARQHTLQTELRGTIEESSFCLLNDIFLVEFPVSDKVREMRGIERKKELHSTWAKVLEKTIGGEFGIFVIDNAHFIDPASWSIMSPLLRNVSYFMVMSLAPGYARTEGFCKAAADNTTSQKITYLRLDELKPSAAVQTVCQNLRVDSTDLARFLIQRSSGIPYYCKELLGCLLCNDMLLLRTRRRAEKAEDNWESLIIEASPLAATSSSSAGNDGRVCIIRPDVNPENTVLPTTLKEIALAQLDRIKPLKQTVLKFAAVIGPVFTTQLLSHILPDGMRHKMNCLLDMLVSDNILKWLKTTEVPEDVRDPTKGPGTSRQAGSGVERPSPSKKTTERQSGVLVFCVPLPREAAYELWPERQWVALHRKCAAFLERHAHKCKSCGQGDFVAFHRFTVTRTWEGGSSQGPAEQGDPHSWEALVLAGEQLTIC, from the exons atggggatcttcttgcactggtcttttctttctggagcgcatcctgatatcctttgtcatccagagctttcccctcTGTTGCTAAGAAGAGTGATGGTCGTGATGAGGACTAAATCCG GTTTCACTGCTTTGACAGAGAAATTCATCCAGAGGAGCGGCCCAGACAGAGGCACTGATGAGCTGGCGCAAACCCTCAATGACTACCTGTGTGACATTTTGGAGG AGATGCTGATTTTTGGAGGAGACATCTTTAAGTTTGCTG gggatgctgtgctggtgctgtggaGAGCACCACCCCGGGAGCTGGCTAAGACCATCAGCCTGGTGCTGCAATGTAGCCGGCAGATCCAGAGGAAGTATGGGAATCGTGACACGCGCGTGGGTCAGAAGGTCCGACTGAAGATAG GGATCTCTGCAGGGCCCATGGACCTCCTGCTAGTCGGAGACAGGAGGCGGCAGTACTTCTTGATCTGTGGCCAGGCCCTGGATGAAGTTCGTGAGGCCGAAGAGCTTGCGAACGCAGGTGAAGTAATCCTCTCGGCCACCTCCTGGGAGCTCTGTGAGCAGCACCGGCTCAGGACCAGGCGCCCTGCAGGCAAAAGAGCTGTGAAG GTTACAGGCATGGATCGGATGTCTTGGTCAGAATGCCAAGACGCTTTACGCAAGCTTGTGCAACACCCAAGGAGCCGCCgcttggaaggggaag gtgCCATGAGGcccgctcttcccctgcccagcggTCCTAATGCGCACGACATGCTTAGCAAGTACATATCAGAAGCTGCTCTCAGGAAG CTTGATGACAGAGTGCCGCTGGAACTCTTCTCTGAGCTACGGCCAGTCACCAGCCTCTTCGTCCAACTGCAGTTGACTGCAGGTATCAACACAGTGGCCATCCACACCGCCGTCCACGATGCCAGCAGGATGATGCTGGAAATCCTCTGTCCTCACAAAGGCAAAATCAACAAAATCGTCCTGTTTGATAAA GGCTGCgtgttcctctgtgtgtttggcCTCGGCGGAGAAAAGCTGCCCTACGAGAGCATTCACGCCTTGCAGAGTGCTAGTCAGATCTTCAATTCCTGCTCCATGATGCTCATGGAAACAGA GGCGGTGTCTGTTGCAGTTACCAGTGGGACGGTGTTCTGCGGAGTCACCGGCCACCCTCTGAGGCATGAATACACAG tCATTGGCCAGAAGGTGAATTTGGCAGCCCGGATGATGGTGCACTACCCTGGGCTGGTGTCCTGTGATGCAGTGACCTACGCCTCCTCTCGGCTGCCCCCTTACTACTTCAAGGAGCTGCcggagagaaagatgaaaggccTCAGTCATCCTGGCACTGTCTATCAATATGTGGGGATCACCAAGAAGAG cATATTTGGCATGGGTCTTGCCAAGAAGAGGTCAGAGTACGCCCCCTTACTGG GTCGGGAGAAGGAGATTGACCTCTTTGGCAGCTGCTTGAAAGCCTACGAGGACTTAGGACAAAGGCACATCCTGGCATTTGAGGGACGATGGGCTCCGGAAAGAGCCACTTACTTACCGAACTGGCCTATTTCGgccaggctgctggccacag gcacagagagaaagaaagagcccGAGCCCAAGCCCAATGCTTTTCATCTGACTCCAGACCCAACAGACAGCAGGGTGGCCTGTCTCGGAAGCCCTGCTTGCCCTCTGCCTGTTTCCCAGAAGGAGCACTGGGGCAGAAAAGCCTTCCTGTGGTCTGGGAAGCAGGCTGCTAAGGCCTGGAGCCCAAAGGCAAAGCCGCCACTTGCTCCATCCTTGCCCCTTAGCCCCATGAGTTCCTCTGCAGGGGGACGTAGCGAGACCTGGGCCGGCGCTGGGGAGACACAAGAGTCTGGACCCGGCTCTCCCGGTGGCTTGGCAGCAACTGCCCCTCTGTGCCCTTTCTCGTATGAGGAGCGAAAAGCTTGGCCTCCTCTGGGAAGCACTTTGAGACGAGTGGCtgacaagccccccccccccaagggcatCTGCACCCCTTTTGTCTTAGAAGGCTTGGGCTGTTGGGGATCTCAgtcccctttgcttttgcacgGCAGGGTAGTTGCCATGGAACTGCTAGAGGTCAACATGAAGCAGTCCTTCTGTGCCATCCGTACGCTGATGGCCAGGGCCCTGGGCCTCCAGGACTGTGAACAGTGCGGTGCCAGGCAGCACACGCTGCAGACAGAGCTCCGAGGGACAATTGAAGAGAGCAGCTTTTGCCTCctcaatgacattttccttgtcGAG TTTCCCGTTTCGGACAAGGTTCGCGAGATGcgtggaattgaaagaaaaaaggagttgcaCTCGACTTGGGCAAAAGTGCTAGAGAAG accatTGGAGGAGAATTTGGCATATTCGTCATTGACAATGCCCATTTCATCGACCCTGCCTCCTGGAGTATCATGTCACCCCTGCTCCGAAATGTCTCCTACTTCATGGTCATGAGCTTAGCGCCGGGCTACGCAAGAACAGAgggcttttgcaaagctgcagcagacaaCACAACGTCCCAGAAAATCACCTATCTTCGTCTGGATGAGCTGAAACCTTCAGCTGCGGTGCAGACAGTCTGCCAGAACCTTAGAGTGGACAGCACAGATCTAGCGAG GTTCCTGATCCAAAGAAGCTCGGGGATCCCGTAttactgcaaggagctgctgggctgccttcttTGCAACGACATGCTCTTGCTCCGCACCCGGAGGCgggctgaaaaagcagaggacaacTGGGAGAGCCTGATCA TTGAGGCTTCACCCCTCGCAGCAACCTCGAGCTCCAGCGCGGGGAATGATGGCAGGGTCTGCATCATCAGGCCAGACGTGAACCCGGAGAACACGGTGCTGCCCACCACCTTGAAAG AGATTGCGCTGGCCCAGCTGGACCGGATAAAGCCACTGAAGCAGACGGTTTTGAAGTTTGCAGCTGTCATCGGGCCAGTGTTTACCACCCAGCTGCTGTCGCACATCCTTCCTGATGGCATGAGGCACAAGATGAATTGCTTGTTGGACATGCTGGTGAGCGACAACATCCTTaagtggctgaaaaccacagaggtgCCAGAAGATGTCCGAGATCCTACCAAGGGGCCAGGCACCTCTCGGCAGGCAGGGAGTG GTGTGGAGAGACCCTCTCCGAGCAAGAAGACCACGGAGCGGCAGTCTGGCGTGCTGGTCTTCTGTGTCCCACTGCCGCGGGAGGCTGCCTACGAGCTGTGGCCCGAGAGACAGTGGGTCGCCTTGCACCGCAAGTGCGCCGCCTTCCTGGAGCGGCACGCGCACAAATGCAAGAGCTGCGGCCAAGGGGACTTTGTTGCCTTCCACCGCTTCACCGTCACCAgaacctgggagggagggagcagtcaGGGCCCTGCTGAGCAGGGTGACCCTCACAGCTGGGAGGCCTTGGTGCTCGCAGGAGAACAgctgaccatttgctag